In a genomic window of Flavobacterium lipolyticum:
- a CDS encoding helix-turn-helix domain-containing protein produces MLYLTGIIITFFLVVVLASKRNKTEADKILALWLFFTGFHLFLFYLHYKNDYRDFPFLLGLELPMPLVQGPFLFLYTSALTNQNRYKKFNLLHFIPFLAAILVLIPFYNLSFEEKAAVFKNKGKGYETLISILYAAIVFSGIIYPLLSLQKLVKHQKNINNQFSHTERINLTWLRYLILGSCIIWLAILFFDDQYIFSVVVFYLIFIGYFGVKQVGIFTNQPLSENNHSKTLTSESVDTKNTSEKIKYEKSGLTSSELTAIHQRLTQLMDDEKIYKNADLTLTELSQKISVHPNILSQVINSAEQKNFYDYINFQRVEEFKRTILLPENQKFTFLSIAFECGFNSKTAFNRNFKKATGVSPSEYLKKLSF; encoded by the coding sequence ATGTTGTATTTAACCGGCATTATAATCACCTTTTTTTTGGTTGTTGTACTGGCAAGCAAAAGGAACAAAACCGAGGCCGACAAGATTCTGGCACTTTGGCTCTTTTTTACCGGCTTTCATTTATTCCTGTTCTATCTTCATTACAAAAATGACTATAGGGACTTCCCTTTTTTACTGGGTTTAGAACTCCCAATGCCTTTAGTTCAGGGACCTTTTTTATTTTTATACACTTCGGCTTTAACGAACCAAAATCGCTATAAAAAGTTTAATCTTTTACATTTTATTCCTTTTCTAGCTGCCATTCTGGTACTGATTCCGTTTTATAATTTGTCTTTCGAAGAAAAAGCAGCCGTTTTTAAAAACAAAGGCAAAGGCTACGAAACCCTAATATCTATTTTGTATGCTGCAATCGTATTTTCGGGAATTATTTATCCTTTACTTTCGCTGCAAAAACTTGTAAAACACCAAAAGAACATCAACAATCAATTTTCGCATACCGAAAGAATCAACCTGACCTGGCTGCGCTATTTAATTCTTGGATCTTGCATTATCTGGCTGGCAATTCTCTTCTTTGATGATCAATATATTTTTTCAGTTGTGGTTTTCTATCTCATTTTTATTGGTTATTTCGGCGTTAAGCAGGTTGGAATTTTCACCAATCAGCCGCTTTCCGAAAATAATCATTCTAAGACTTTAACATCTGAAAGCGTTGACACCAAAAATACATCTGAAAAAATTAAATACGAGAAATCAGGACTTACTTCTTCAGAACTTACGGCTATCCATCAAAGACTGACACAACTCATGGATGATGAAAAAATCTACAAAAATGCCGATTTAACTTTAACCGAGCTTTCCCAAAAGATAAGTGTTCATCCCAACATACTTTCACAGGTTATCAACTCGGCAGAACAGAAAAACTTTTACGATTACATCAATTTCCAGCGTGTTGAAGAATTTAAAAGAACCATTCTTTTACCCGAAAATCAAAAATTTACTTTTCTCTCCATAGCATTTGAATGCGGATTTAATTCAAAAACAGCTTTCAACCGAAACTTCAAAAAAGCAACTGGAGTTTCTCCTTCTGAATATTTAAAAAAACTTTCATTTTAA
- a CDS encoding CvpA family protein yields MSFFDIIVAALLAFSLYKGIKNGLFVEVASFVSLLLGIYIAIKFSSFMKELIMKHVSWNPNTIQITAFILTFILVVIGIYFLAKILTGIADFAFLGLPNKLGGGFFRILKTILILSIFIALFEKINFNNTFAKKETLDHSIFYNPVKKVAAFVYPSIEKWYGEFKDHHTETSKEE; encoded by the coding sequence ATGAGTTTTTTTGATATAATTGTGGCCGCTCTTTTAGCTTTTAGTTTATATAAAGGAATTAAAAACGGGCTTTTTGTAGAAGTTGCTTCTTTCGTTTCTTTATTGTTGGGAATCTATATTGCGATTAAATTCTCTTCTTTTATGAAAGAATTGATCATGAAGCATGTTTCCTGGAATCCGAACACGATACAAATCACTGCTTTTATTCTCACTTTTATTTTAGTGGTAATTGGTATTTACTTCCTAGCTAAAATCCTTACCGGAATTGCCGATTTTGCCTTTTTGGGATTACCCAATAAATTAGGCGGTGGCTTTTTCAGAATTTTAAAAACCATACTAATCTTAAGTATTTTTATCGCTCTTTTTGAGAAGATCAATTTCAATAACACTTTTGCTAAAAAAGAAACCTTAGATCATTCTATTTTTTATAATCCGGTTAAAAAAGTAGCCGCTTTTGTTTATCCATCAATCGAAAAATGGTATGGGGAATTTAAAGACCACCATACTGAAACGTCTAAAGAGGAATAA
- a CDS encoding alpha/beta fold hydrolase — MRNKAFYSVTIVLSLFLFWGCEQENDVDEPGNLVPKTVDQDPTLPSIFINGTQLHAETFGNPNHPMLVFLHGGPGSDYRNGLNVKQLADEGYYVIFYDQRGSGLSKRHDKNTYSIQLMIDDLSEVIKYYRKTPTQKTFLFGHSWGAMLAAAYVNKYPTAINGVILAEPGGLNKKLLDDYGEMSRKIKLFSEATSNLLYIDQFLTGKENQHEILDYKLGVSTGFSYAKGNKEGISGPSPFWRIGTTVLESLTDIAENEGFDFTTNLSQYKTKVLFLYGELNQSYGLSFAQKEAAFFPNTALAEVKGTGHEMIYFKWENVHPFVLNYLNDLK, encoded by the coding sequence ATGAGAAACAAAGCTTTTTACTCTGTCACAATTGTCCTTTCTCTTTTCCTTTTCTGGGGATGCGAACAGGAAAATGATGTTGATGAACCCGGAAATTTAGTTCCGAAAACAGTCGACCAGGATCCAACCTTACCTTCGATTTTTATAAACGGAACACAACTTCATGCTGAAACTTTCGGAAACCCTAACCATCCTATGTTAGTTTTCCTGCATGGTGGTCCCGGATCTGATTACAGAAATGGTCTGAATGTAAAACAACTCGCCGACGAAGGTTACTATGTTATTTTTTACGACCAAAGAGGTTCCGGATTATCCAAAAGACACGACAAAAACACCTACTCCATTCAATTGATGATCGACGATCTCTCTGAAGTCATAAAATATTACCGTAAAACACCCACTCAAAAGACATTTCTTTTCGGACATTCCTGGGGCGCCATGCTTGCCGCCGCCTATGTCAACAAATACCCAACGGCCATCAATGGTGTTATTCTGGCGGAACCGGGCGGACTAAACAAAAAACTATTAGACGATTACGGAGAAATGAGCCGTAAAATAAAATTATTCTCCGAGGCCACCAGCAATTTATTGTATATCGATCAATTTTTAACGGGAAAAGAAAACCAACATGAAATTCTTGACTATAAACTGGGAGTTTCTACAGGTTTCTCTTATGCGAAAGGCAACAAGGAAGGTATTTCAGGTCCATCCCCATTTTGGCGAATCGGAACAACCGTTTTAGAAAGTTTAACTGACATTGCTGAAAATGAAGGCTTTGATTTTACTACAAACCTAAGTCAGTACAAAACGAAAGTCCTGTTTTTGTATGGCGAATTAAATCAGTCCTATGGTTTATCCTTCGCCCAAAAAGAAGCCGCCTTTTTTCCTAATACTGCCCTAGCTGAAGTAAAAGGTACTGGGCACGAGATGATCTACTTCAAATGGGAAAATGTGCATCCTTTTGTACTGAACTATT
- the pheS gene encoding phenylalanine--tRNA ligase subunit alpha, which produces MIDKIKEHIEEAKAFNDKNKESLEQFRIKYLGSRGLVRELFNEFKNIPNDQKKDFGVVMNTLKTAAEEKVKAIQEELESKQEVKGMFGDLTRAAEPVIIGSRHPISIVKNQIIDIFANIGFNVSEGPEIEDDWHNFTALNLPEYHPARDMQDTFFIQTNPDVLLRTHTSSVQVRYMENHKPPIRTISPGRVFRNEAISSRSHCIFHQVEGLYIDKEVSFADLKQTLLYFTKEMFGKSKIRLRPSYFPFTEPSAEIDIYWGLKTETDYRITKGTGWLEIGGCGMVDPNVLKNCDINPDEYNGFAFGMGVERIAMLLYQIGDIRMFYENDVRFLEQFKANI; this is translated from the coding sequence ATGATAGACAAGATAAAAGAACATATAGAGGAAGCAAAAGCCTTTAATGATAAAAATAAAGAATCTTTAGAGCAATTCCGTATCAAGTATTTAGGTAGTAGAGGTTTAGTTAGAGAACTTTTCAATGAGTTTAAAAATATTCCAAACGACCAGAAAAAAGATTTTGGAGTAGTAATGAATACTTTAAAAACTGCTGCGGAAGAAAAGGTAAAAGCGATTCAGGAAGAGCTGGAAAGCAAGCAGGAAGTAAAAGGAATGTTTGGTGATTTAACTCGTGCGGCCGAACCAGTAATTATTGGTTCACGTCACCCGATTTCAATTGTTAAAAATCAGATTATTGATATTTTTGCAAACATTGGTTTCAACGTTTCTGAAGGTCCGGAAATCGAAGACGACTGGCATAATTTCACCGCTTTGAACTTACCGGAATACCATCCGGCGCGTGATATGCAGGATACTTTTTTCATTCAGACTAATCCTGATGTGTTGTTGCGTACGCATACATCATCTGTTCAGGTGCGTTATATGGAAAATCATAAACCGCCAATTCGTACTATTTCTCCGGGACGTGTGTTTCGTAACGAAGCGATTTCGTCTCGTTCGCATTGTATTTTCCATCAGGTAGAAGGTTTGTATATTGACAAAGAGGTATCGTTTGCCGATTTGAAACAGACGTTGCTTTATTTCACTAAAGAAATGTTCGGGAAATCGAAGATTCGTTTGCGTCCGTCGTATTTCCCATTTACAGAACCAAGTGCCGAAATTGATATTTATTGGGGTTTAAAAACCGAAACGGATTATCGTATTACCAAAGGTACTGGTTGGCTGGAAATTGGAGGTTGCGGAATGGTAGATCCAAATGTTTTGAAAAATTGTGACATCAATCCTGATGAATACAATGGTTTTGCTTTCGGAATGGGAGTAGAGCGTATTGCTATGTTACTGTATCAAATTGGTGATATTCGTATGTTTTATGAAAATGATGTTCGTTTCTTAGAGCAGTTCAAAGCCAATATTTAA